A region from the Cannabis sativa cultivar Pink pepper isolate KNU-18-1 chromosome 9, ASM2916894v1, whole genome shotgun sequence genome encodes:
- the LOC115723466 gene encoding glutamyl-tRNA(Gln) amidotransferase subunit B, chloroplastic/mitochondrial, giving the protein MTSAIFRSIQMLPFCYHTTTALFRRKNRILFCTMKSTQAQSATQEKPPAQIKVSSHPNARAIDKISKDYEAVIGIETHVQLSTLTKAFCSCPYNYGSPPNTSVCPVCMGLPGALPVLNSKVIECALKVGLALNCKLSLNSKFDRKQYFYPDLPKGYQISQFDIPIATGGYIDLDLPLEYGGGHRKFGITRVHMEEDAGKLLHSESGSYSQVDLNRAGVPLLEIVSEPDMRTGIEAAEYAAELQRLVRYLGVSNGNMQEGSLRCDVNVSIRPIGQLEFGTKVEIKNLNSFSSMGRAIDFEIARQALLLSQGRGDEIVQETRLWEEGGQKTVTMRKKEGLADYRYFPEPDLPGVSLTQEFVDSIHTSLPELPEMKRRRYEQMGLSMQDVLFLANDINVADFFDATIAKGSDVKLAANWIMGDIAAYMKNEKLTINEIKITPQELSELIGSIKSGTISGKIGKEILFELLAKGGTVKGIIKEKDLVQIVDPAEIEKMVDTVLSENPKQLEQYRGGKTKLQGFFAGQIMKMSKGKANPGILNKILLEKLNAKS; this is encoded by the exons ATGACTTCCGCTATTTTCAGGAGCATTCAAATGCTCCCTTTCTGCTACCATACAACAACAGCATTGTTCAGAAGAAAAAATAGGATCTTGTTTTGCACAATGAAAAGCACACAAGCCCAATCAGCCACACAAGAGAAGCCTCCTGCTCAAATCAAAGTTTCATCTCATCCTAATGCTAGAGCCATTGATAAAATCTCCAAAGACTATGAAGCAGTTATAGGGATAGAAACTCATGTCCAGCTCTCTACTCTCACCAAAGCCTTTTGCAGTTGTCCATACAACTATGGTTCTCCACCAAACACCAGCGTTTGCCCAGTTTGCATGGGTCTTCCTGGTGCTTTGCCTGTCCTGAACTCGAAGGTTATTGAGTGTGCATTGAAAGTGGGGCTTGCCCTTAATTGTAAGTTGTCTTTAAACTCCAAGTTTGACAGGAAACAGTACTTCTATCCAGACCTGCCAAAAGGGTACCAAATATCTCAGTTTGATATACCAATTGCAACTGGAGGATACATTGATTTGGATCTTCCATTGGAGTATGGTGGTGGGCATAGGAAGTTTGGCATTACAAGAGTTCACATGGAAGAAGATGCAGGGAAATTGCTTCATTCAGAAAGTGGAAGCTACTCTCAG GTTGATTTGAACAGAGCCGGGGTTCCATTGCTTGAGATTGTTTCCGAACCTGATATGAGAACTGGTATTGAGGCCGCAGAATATGCTGCAGAGTTACAGCGTTTGGTTCGATATCTTGGTGTTAGTAATGGCAATATGCAAGAAGGTTCACTTCGTTGTGACGTGAATGTTTCAATTAGACCAATTGGGCAATTAGAGTTTGGGACCAAG GTTGAGATAAAAAACTTGAACTCCTTCTCTTCAATGGGCAGGGCAATTGATTTTGAAATTGCAAGGCAGGCACTTCTTCTCAGTCAAGGGCGGGGTGATGAAATTGTACAGGAAACTCGTCTCTGGGAAGAAGGTGGTCAG AAAACCGTTACAATGAGGAAAAAGGAAGGACTTGCTGATTACCGATATTTCCCAGAACCAGATCTTCCAGGAGTTAGTCTCACCCAAGAATTTGTTGATAGTATTCACACTTCTTTGCCTGAACTTCCAGAAATGAAACGTCGGAGGTATGAACAGATGGGTCTAAGCATGCAAGATGTTCTTTTCCTTGCAAATGACATAAAT GTTGCAGATTTTTTTGATGCTACAATTGCAAAGGGTTCTGATGTGAAACTTGCTGCCAACTGGATTATGGGTGATATTGCTGCTTACATGAAAAATGAGAAATTGACAATTAATGAGATTAAAATTACTCCCCAAGAGTTGTCTGAGTTGATTGGTTCAATAAAAAGTGGGACTATCAGTGGGAAAATCGGAAAAGAG ATATTGTTTGAGCTTCTGGCAAAAGGCGGGACAGTGAAGGGAATCATAAAAGAAAAGGATTTAGTTCAG ATTGTAGACCCTGCCGAGATTGAGAAAATGGTGGACACGGTGCTTTCGGAGAATCCAAAACAGCTGGAGCAATATCGTGGCGGGAAGACCAAGTTACAAGGATTTTTCGCTGGACAG ATCATGAAAATGTCTAAAGGTAAAGCAAATCCCGGGATTCTGAACAAGATCCTGCTTGAGAAATTAAATGCCAAGAGTTGA
- the LOC115722664 gene encoding uncharacterized protein LOC115722664 produces MVAMGDGSARRVMVVADPTRESAGALQYALSHAVLEEDELILLHVENPCSWRNTLSTLLKWPNLPVNSISASSTIGMEGGSNEVDFLDEMRYACKLAQPKIRVRVERSPIEGKERASTILSQAKAMGVDILVIGQRRSFSSAILGYKRSGGSMRGIDTAEYLIENSNFTCVAVQKKGQNGGYLLNSKTQKNFWLLA; encoded by the exons ATGGTTGCCATGGGAGACGGATCAGCACGTAGGGTAATGGTAGTGGCTGATCCAACGAGAGAGTCTGCAGGTGCGCTCCAATATGCCCTATCTCATGCAGTTCTCGAGGAAGATGAGTTGATCCTTCTCCACGTGGAAAATCCATGTTCATGGCGAAACACACTGTCCACGCTCCTTAAGTGGCCTAACCTACCGGTTAACTCCATCTCTGCCTCCTCTACTATAGGCATGGAGGGTGGCTCGAACGAGGTTGATTTCCTCGATGAAATGAGGTATGCTTGCAAACTTGCGCAACCTAAAATACGTGTACGTGTTGAGAGATCACCGATCGAAGGCAAAGAGAGGGCATCCACCATTCTCTCACAAGCTAAAGCTATGGGGGTCGACATTCTTGTCATAGGACAACGCCGGAGTTTCTCCTCAGCCATTTTGGG ATATAAGCGATCAGGAGGATCAATGAGAGGTATAGACACAGCAGAATACTTGATTGAGAATAGCAATTTCACCTGTGTTGCAGTGCAGAAGAAGGGCCAAAATGGAGGATATCTTCTCAACTCCAAAACTCAGAAGAACTTCTGGCTGTTAGCCTAA
- the LOC115723467 gene encoding uncharacterized protein LOC115723467: MDIVEEEVEKAKNEWDETFAKLVNQIKAIENYGKSKSIEQDSNLTTTKDSLPRMNGVAQDCLALLNSLQFKLDLLAPQLPNDDQVESAKALLESWTNRSQSLRVSLRNANLKAKENMRKAAQEERELLLGGGEESTIRRRNLQTKAGMTSAAESITESLRRTRQLMVQEVERTASTLMTTDESTGVLLKAESEYKGHRSLLMRTRNLLSTMQRQDVMDRMIIALGFFLFSCAVLYVVSKRMGLLKLQRTVTAAIKAGMVRQAANGPRAVVDDNVVNILDDPLERVIRDEL; encoded by the exons ATGGACATTGTAGAAGAGGAGGTTGAGAAGGCCAAGAACGAGTGGGATGAGACTTTCGCTAAGTTGGTCAACCAAATTAAGGCAATCGAGAACTATGGAAAATCAAAATCGATTGAACAAGACAGTAATCTTACTACGACCAAAGATTCTCTTCCCAGGATGAATGGGGTTGCTCAAGATTGTTTGGCATTGCTTAATTCCCTGCAATTCAAGCTTGATCTACTCGCTCCTCAGTTGCCCAACGATGATCAGGTTGAATCGGCTAAGGCCTTGCTCGAGTCATGGACGAATCGATCTCAGAG CTTGAGAGTGAGTTTGAGAAATGCTAATTTGAAAGCCAAGGAAAATATGAGAAAAGCTGCTCAGGAAGAG AGAGAATTACTTCTAGGTGGAGGAGAAGAGTCTACAATCCGCAGACGCAACCTACA AACTAAAGCAGGTATGACATCTGCTGCAGAAAGCATCACAGAGAGCCTTCGTCGAACTCGTCAACTGATGGTTCAG GAGGTTGAAAGAACTGCAAGTACACTGATGACTACTG ATGAATCAACTGGAGTACTGTTGAAGGCTGAAAGTGAGTACAAGGGCCACCGGTCATTGTTGATGAGAACCAGAAACTTACTCTCCACGATGCAGAGGCAAGATGTCATGGACAG GATGATAATTGCTTTGGGATTTTTCTTATTCTCTTGTGCCGTTCTATATGTTGTCTCAAAGCGTATGGGGTTACTGAAGTTGCAAAGGACAGTTACTGCTGCTATTAAGGCTGGTATGGTTCGACAAGCAGCGAACGGACCAAGAGCTGTGGTCGATGATAATGTTGTTAATATATTGGACGATCCATTAGAAAGAGTTATTCGTGATGAGCTCTGA
- the LOC115723230 gene encoding DNA mismatch repair protein MSH1, mitochondrial isoform X3 has protein sequence MLVLGKIVSYLACRHAHPGSPYVFGLVGLDHDLDFPEPMPVVGISRSARGYCINLVLETMKTYSSEDGLTEEALVTKLRTCRCHHLFLHTSLRHNSSGTCRWGEYGEGGLLWGECVARHFEWFDGNPVTDLLSKVKELYGLDDEVTFRNVTISSENRPRPLTLGTATQIGAIPTEGIPCLLKVLLPSNCTGLPLIYVRDLLLNPPAYDIAFTIQATCKLMSTVTCSIPEFTCVSPAKLVKLLELREANHIEFCRIKNVVDEVLHMHKNSELNEILKLLMDPTWVATGLKIDFETLIDNCKWASDKIGEMITLDGEMDHNEGYSSVVPNDFFEDMESSWKCRVKRIHIEEEFAEVERAAEALILAVTEAFMPIITRIKATTAPLGGPKGEILYAREHEAVWFKGKRFSPAIWAGTPGEEQIKNLKPALDSKGRKVGEEWFTTIRVEDALTRYHEAGAKAKARVLELLRTLSSELQAKTNILVFSSMLLVIAKALFSHVSEGRRRQWVFPMLIESSKSKDVESFNGTDGMKLVGLSPYWFEVAEGSAVNNTVDMQSLFLLTGPNGGGKSSLLRSICAAALLGTCGFMVPAESALIPHFDSIMLHMKSYDSPADGKSSFQVEMSEIRSIIASTSKRSLVLIDEICRGTETAKGTCIAGSIVETLDKIGCLGIVSTHLHGIFSLPLNAKNTVFKAMGSVNVNGQTKPTWKLLDGICRESLAFETAKREGISERIIQRAEELYNSVYAEEGIPGENDTEIQHLCSYESLNGSDRPDFQSNNSGRKDSERSRSLNQMEVLQKEVETNVIMICQKKLIELHKKEKIPELSEIHCVPVGPREQPPPSTVGASCVYVMLRPDKKLYVGQTDDLEGRIRTHRSKDGMQKARFLYFTVPGKSLACQLETLLINQLPNQGLNLTNIADGKHRNFGTSTPSPESITVC, from the exons ATGCTCGTTCTCGGAAAAATCGTTTCATATCTGG CATGCAGGCATGCACATCCTGGTAGTCCCTATGTCTTTGGACTAGTTGGTCTTGATCATGATCTTGACTTTCCGGAACCAATGCCTGTTGTTG GTATATCTCGTTCTGCCAGAGGATATTGCATAAATTTAGTATTAGAGACTATGAAAACATACTCATCTGAAGATGGTTTGACTGAGGAGGCCTTGGTTACCAAGCTTCGTACGTGTCGGTGCCATCATTTATTTCTGCACACATCATTGAGGCACAATTCATCAG GCACTTGTCGTTGGGGAGAATATGGTGAGGGAGGCCTACTATGGGGAGAATGTGTTGCTAGACATTTTGAATGGTTTGATGGCAATCCTGTGACTGACCTCTTGTCTAAG GTGAAGGAACTTTATGGTCTTGATGATGAAGTTACATTTAGGAATGTCACTATTTCTTCGGAAAATAGGCCCCGGCCTTTGACCCTTGGAACAGCAACTCAGATTG GTGCCATTCCGACCGAGGGAATACCTTGTTTGTTGAAGGTGTTACTTCCATCAAATTGTACAGGTCTACCACTGAT TTATGTTAGAGATCTTCTTCTCAATCCTCCTGCATATGACATTGCATTCACTATTCAAG CAACTTGCAAACTTATGAGCACTGTCACCTGCTCAATTCCTGAGTTCACTTGTGTTTCACCTGCAAAG CTTGTGAAGCTACTTGAATTAAGGGAGGCCAATCATATCGAGTTCTGTAGGATTAAAAACGTAGTTGATGAAGTATTGCACATGCACAAAAATTCAGAGCTCAATGAAATCTTAAAGTTGTTGATGGATCCTACATGGGTGGCCACCGGATTGAAAATTGACTTTGAAACATTA attGATAATTGTAAATGGGCTTCGGATAAGATTGGTGAAATGATCACTTTAGATGGCGAAATGGATCACAATGAAGGCTACTCTTCTGTTGTTCCTAATGATTTCTTTGAGGACATGGAGTCCTCATGGAAATGTCGTGTCAAGAGGATCCATATAGAGGAGGAATTTGCGGAAGTGGAAAGGGCTGCTGAGGCTTTAATTCTAGCT GTTACTGAAGCTTTCATGCCCATCATTACAAGAATAAAGGCTACCACAGCCCCACTTGGTGGCCCAAAGGGGGAAATATTATATGCTAGGGAGCATGAGGCTGTTTGGTTTAAGGGTAAACGGTTTTCGCCTGCTATATGGGCTGGTACCCCTGGGGAGGAACAGATTAAAAATCTTAAACCAGCTTTAGATTCCAAAGGCAGAAAGGTTGGAGAAGAGTGGTTTACTACAATAAGGGTTGAGGATGCTTTAACAAG GTACCACGAAGCAGGTGCCAAGGCTAAAGCAAGGGTCTTGGAATTGTTGAGGACACTTTCTTCTGAATTGCAAGCAAAAACCAATATTCTAGTGTTTTCTTCGATGCTTCTAGTTATAGCAAAGGCATTATTTTCTCATGTGAG TGAAGGCAGAAGAAGGCAGTGGGTTTTTCCAATGCTTATCGAGTCCTCTAAATCTAAG GATGTAGAATCTTTCAATGGAACAGATGGGATGAAACTAGTTGGTCTATCACCATACTGGTTTGAGGTTGCAGAAGGTAGTGCTGTAAATAATACTGTTGATATGCAGTCACTATTTCTTTTGACTGGACCAAATGGTGGGGGTAAATCAAGTTTACTTCGATCAATTTGTGCTGCTGCATTGCTTGGAACATGTGGATTCATGGTGCCTGCAGAGTCAGCTTTAATTCCTCATTTTGATTCAATTATGCTTCACATGAAATCTTACGATAGTCCAGCTGATGGAAAGAGTTCATTTCAG GTGGAGATGTCAGAGATTCGATCTATTATTGCTTCTACCAGTAAAAGAAGTCTCGTGCTTATAGATGAAATTTGCCGAGGAACAGAAACAGCAAAGGGGACTTGTATTGCCGGTAGCATTGTTGAAACTCTTGATAAAATAGGTTGTCTTGGAATTGTATCCACTCATTTGCACGGGATATTTAGTTTGCCACTCAATGCAAAGAACACTGTGTTTAAAGCAATGGGATCTGTAAATGTTAACGGCCAAACAAAACCGACTTGGAAATTGCTAGACGGGATTTGTAGAGAAAGCCTTGCATTTGAGACAGCTAAGAGAGAAGGAATTTCTGAAAGAATAATTCAAAGAGCTGAAGAGCTTTATAATTCAGTTTATGCAGAAGAAGGGATTCCAGGGGAAAATGACACCGAAATACAACACTTGTGTTCttatgaaagtttgaatggttcTGACAGACCCGATTTTCAATCAAATAACTCTGGAAGAAAAGATTCTGAAAGGAGCAGGTCACTAAATCAAATGGAAGTCTTACAGAAGGAAGTTGAGACAAATGTAATTATGATATGTCAAAAGAAGCTGATAGAGCTCCACAAGAAAGAAAAGATACCCGAACTTAGCGAAATCCATTGTGTTCCGGTTGGTCCTAGGGAACAACCACCTCCTTCTACTGTAGGTGCTTCTTGTGTCTATGTGATGCTCAGGCCTGATAAAAAACTATATGTGGGACAG ACCGATGATTTGGAGGGACGAATCCGTACCCACCGCTCAAAGGACGGGATGCAAAAGGCCAGATTCCTTTATTTCACAGTCCCGGGAAAGAGTCTAGCCTGCCAACTTGAGACCCTTCTCATCAATCAGCTTCCTAACCAAGGATTAAATCTCACTAATATTGCTGATGGCAAACATAGGAATTTTGGTACTTCCACTCCTTCACCGGAGAGTATCACTGTTTGTTAA